A genomic window from Lycium barbarum isolate Lr01 chromosome 4, ASM1917538v2, whole genome shotgun sequence includes:
- the LOC132635864 gene encoding glycosyltransferase BC10-like, which yields MQSRVVQMEENKTRALPQRLLQLLMLFLFLCFTFSVASIYMIKYFGFHSIVPSVKPSLVPCIEEESNKNLERWINPPSNLLHKMSDKELLWRASMVPRIKKYPFKRVPKIAFMFLTKGPLPLAPIWERFFKGHKGLYSIYIHSLPSFKANFPASSVFYKRQIPSQVTEWGRMSMCDAERRLLANALLDISNEWFVLLSESCIPLYNFNVIYKYISQSKHGFVGAFDDPGPYGRGRYNENMLPEVNISQWRKGSQWFEMSRKLALYVVEDTKFYPKFAEFCRPACYVDEHYFPTMLTIQASNLLANRSITWVDWSRGGAHPATFGKSDITEVFMKRMLEGRNCTYNDRNTSMCFLFARKFAPSTLEPLFLLAPKYLGF from the exons ATGCAATCAAGAGTTGTTCAAATGGAGGAGAATAAAACTAGGGCTTTGCCACAGAGGCTGTTACAGTTACTGATGTTGTTTCTGTTTTTGTGTTTTACTTTTTCTGTGGCTAGTATTTATATGATCAAGTACTTTGGATTTCATAGCATAGTTCCTTCAGTAAAGCCTAGTTTAGTGCCATGTATTGAGGAAGAATCTAATAAAAACTTAGAGCGTTGGATTAATCCACCATCCAATTTGCTACATAAAATGTCTGATAAAGAGTTGTTATGGAGGGCTTCTATGGTACCGCGAATAAAGAAGTATCCATTCAAGAGGGTTCCCAAGATTGCATTCATGTTCTTGACTAAAGGGCCATTGCCATTGGCACCTATTTGGGAGAGGTTTTTTAAGGGGCATAAAGGGTTATATTCTATTTATATTCATTCATTGCCATCATTTAAGGCTAATTTCCCGGCCTCATCAGTGTTCTACAAGAGGCAAATTCCCAGTCAG GTGACAGAATGGGGAAGGATGAGTATGTGTGATGCTGAGAGAAGACTCCTTGCAAATGCATTGCTCGACATCTCCAATGAGTGGTTTGTTCTGCTTTCTGAGTCATGCATCCCTCTCTACAATTTCAATGTCATCTACAAGTACATAAGTCAGTCAAAGCATGGCTTTGTTGGTGCATTTGATGATCCTGGACCATATGGAAGAGGTCGATATAATGAGAATATGTTACCCGAGGTTAACATTTCTCAGTGGCGCAAAGGATCACAATGGTTTGAAATGAGTAGGAAGCTTGCTCTTTACGTAGTCGAAGACACAAAATTCTACCCCAAGTTTGCAGAGTTTTGCAGGCCAGCATGTTATGTAGACGAGCACTACTTCCCGACTATGTTGACTATTCAAGCATCAAATCTCTTGGCAAACAGAAGTATAACATGGGTTGACTGGTCAAGGGGCGGGGCTCACCCTGCCACTTTTGGAAAATCGGATATAACTGAAGTGTTTATGAAGAGAATGCTGGAAGGACGTAACTGTACGTACAACGACCGAAATACATCAATGTGCTTTCTTTTTGCAAGGAAGTTTGCTCCAAGTACTTTGGAACCTCTGTTTCTGCTAGCCCCAAAATACTTAGGTTTCTAG